Proteins co-encoded in one Capnocytophaga ochracea DSM 7271 genomic window:
- the rlmH gene encoding 23S rRNA (pseudouridine(1915)-N(3))-methyltransferase RlmH, which produces MNIKLLAVGKTDNPALQQLIDMYEKRLSYYINFESQLLPDIKNSKSLSKEQQKAKEGELILGNVASSHHLILLDERGKEFTSVAFADELQKKMNAGIKQLTFVIGGPYGFSKEVYDRANGKLSLSKLTFSHQMIRLFFVEQLYRAFTILRNEPYHHQ; this is translated from the coding sequence ATGAACATCAAACTTCTCGCAGTGGGCAAGACCGATAATCCTGCTTTGCAACAGCTCATTGATATGTATGAAAAACGACTTTCGTATTACATCAATTTTGAATCGCAACTCTTGCCCGATATTAAGAATAGCAAATCACTATCGAAAGAGCAACAAAAAGCAAAAGAAGGGGAGCTTATCCTCGGCAATGTAGCCTCGTCTCATCATCTGATACTCTTAGACGAACGTGGCAAAGAGTTTACCTCAGTGGCTTTCGCCGATGAATTGCAAAAGAAAATGAATGCCGGCATCAAGCAGCTCACCTTTGTGATTGGGGGACCTTATGGTTTTTCAAAAGAAGTATACGACCGTGCTAATGGCAAGTTGTCACTTTCCAAACTCACCTTTTCACACCAAATGATACGCCTATTTTTTGTAGAACAGCTCTACCGTGCTTTTACGATTCTCCGTAATGAGCCCTATCATCATCAGTAA
- a CDS encoding DNA topoisomerase IV subunit B, with product MEEIRYDEDSIRSLDWQEHIRTRPGMYIGKLGDGSSADDGIYILLKEVIDNCIDEFVMGAGKTIDVKITDNQVEVRDYGRGIPLGKVVDVVSKMNTGGKYDSRAFKKSIGLNGVGTKAVNALSTYFKVESVRDGQCKSAIFERGLLKEESAIEESQKRRGTSVAFIPDDTIFKNFKFRNEYVVRMLKNYVYLNPGLTINYNGEKYYSENGLKDLLTENNNEEDFLYPIIHLRGEDIEIAISHSKTQYSEEYYSFVNGQNTTQGGTHLNAFKEAYVKTIRDFYKKNYDASDVRKSIIAGLSIKVMEPVFESQTKTKLGSTEMGEGMPSVRTYINDFISRHLDDFLHKNPEISDALQRKIMQAQREREDLAGIRKLAKERAKKASLHNRKLRDCRVHLTDTKDERALQSTLFITEGDSASGSITKSRDVTTQAVFSLRGKPLNTYGMSKKIVYENEEFNLLQAALNIEDSMDDLRYNNIVVATDADVDGMHIRLLLITFFLQFFPEIIKEGHLYILQTPLFRVRNKTQKIYCYSEEEKEAAIDKLKGKPEITRFKGLGEISPDEFKDFIGEDIRLDPVMMDKTIHTEQLLEFYMGKNTPDRQEFIINNLKVEIDNFEQ from the coding sequence ATGGAAGAAATTAGATATGACGAGGATAGTATCCGCTCTTTGGACTGGCAAGAACACATTCGCACACGCCCTGGTATGTATATCGGGAAGCTGGGCGATGGCTCTTCAGCCGACGACGGTATTTACATCCTTCTCAAAGAGGTCATCGATAACTGTATAGACGAGTTCGTGATGGGAGCTGGTAAGACCATCGACGTAAAAATCACCGATAACCAGGTAGAAGTACGCGACTATGGGCGCGGTATCCCCTTAGGAAAGGTAGTAGATGTAGTATCGAAAATGAATACGGGGGGTAAGTACGACTCCCGAGCTTTTAAGAAATCTATCGGACTCAATGGGGTGGGTACAAAAGCTGTGAATGCCCTTTCTACTTACTTCAAAGTGGAATCGGTGCGCGATGGTCAATGCAAATCGGCTATTTTTGAGAGAGGTCTGCTAAAAGAAGAAAGCGCTATTGAGGAAAGCCAGAAAAGGCGCGGTACCAGCGTAGCTTTTATTCCAGACGACACTATTTTTAAGAACTTCAAGTTCCGTAATGAGTATGTGGTGCGTATGCTCAAAAACTACGTATACCTCAACCCAGGTCTTACTATCAACTACAATGGTGAAAAGTACTATTCTGAAAACGGACTCAAAGACCTCCTCACCGAAAACAACAATGAAGAGGATTTTCTTTATCCTATCATTCACCTTAGAGGTGAAGATATTGAGATTGCCATATCTCACAGCAAAACTCAGTACAGTGAGGAGTATTACTCTTTTGTAAACGGTCAGAACACTACACAAGGAGGTACGCACCTCAACGCTTTCAAAGAGGCTTATGTAAAGACCATTCGCGACTTCTATAAAAAGAACTATGATGCCTCCGATGTGCGTAAGTCTATCATCGCGGGTCTCTCAATCAAAGTGATGGAACCTGTGTTTGAGAGTCAGACAAAAACCAAGCTCGGTTCTACCGAAATGGGAGAAGGAATGCCTTCTGTGCGCACCTATATCAATGATTTCATCAGTCGCCATTTAGATGACTTCCTACATAAAAACCCTGAGATATCCGATGCGCTACAACGGAAGATTATGCAGGCACAACGCGAACGTGAAGACTTGGCAGGTATTCGCAAATTAGCTAAAGAAAGAGCTAAAAAAGCAAGCTTACACAATCGTAAACTACGCGACTGTCGCGTGCACCTCACCGATACCAAAGACGAGCGTGCCCTACAAAGCACCTTATTCATTACTGAGGGAGATTCAGCTTCGGGCTCTATTACCAAATCGCGTGATGTAACCACACAAGCCGTTTTCTCACTACGTGGTAAACCTTTGAATACCTACGGAATGAGTAAGAAAATAGTGTATGAAAATGAAGAGTTCAACCTATTACAAGCCGCTCTAAATATTGAAGACTCTATGGACGACCTTCGCTACAATAACATCGTGGTAGCCACCGATGCCGATGTAGACGGTATGCACATTCGTCTTTTGCTTATCACTTTCTTTTTGCAGTTCTTCCCCGAAATCATCAAAGAAGGGCATTTATATATACTGCAAACACCTCTATTCCGTGTGCGCAACAAAACGCAAAAAATATATTGTTACAGCGAAGAAGAAAAGGAAGCAGCCATAGACAAGTTAAAGGGCAAACCTGAAATTACTCGTTTTAAAGGATTGGGAGAAATCTCCCCCGATGAGTTTAAAGATTTTATAGGGGAAGATATACGCTTAGACCCTGTAATGATGGACAAAACTATCCATACCGAACAGCTCTTGGAGTTCTATATGGGCAAAAATACTCCTGACCGTCAAGAATTTATCATCAACAATCTAAAAGTAGAAATTGATAACTTCGAGCAATGA
- a CDS encoding electron transfer flavoprotein subunit alpha/FixB family protein — MSILIYIDSENGKVKKSSYEVATYAKTLAQKQNTKIVAVAINIDNPEMLGTYGIDKVLNVADEKLQHFSAKAVAQILQQAVKKEGSTTVLFSASSQAKNIAPLLATSLQAGYVPNAISLPENDFTIKSNAFSNKAVSLNKITTAIKIVGLAPNAFGVKENPTPAIVEPFSPTLSDSDFDIKIIATEKATGKVPLDDASIVVSGGRGLRAAENWHIIEDLAEVLGAATACSKPVADMGWRPHAEHVGQTGKPVAPNLYIAIGISGAIQHLAGVNASKVKLVINTDAEAPFFKAADYGVVGDAFEVVPKLIEKLKAKL; from the coding sequence ATGTCCATACTCATATATATAGATTCCGAAAACGGAAAAGTAAAGAAAAGTAGTTATGAAGTGGCTACTTATGCCAAAACTCTTGCTCAGAAACAAAATACCAAAATAGTAGCAGTAGCTATCAACATTGATAATCCTGAAATGTTAGGCACTTATGGTATTGATAAAGTATTGAACGTAGCCGATGAAAAGCTACAACACTTTTCGGCGAAGGCTGTAGCACAAATATTACAACAGGCAGTGAAGAAAGAAGGGAGTACAACGGTGCTTTTCAGCGCCTCGTCGCAAGCCAAGAATATTGCCCCTTTATTAGCCACTTCTTTACAAGCAGGTTATGTACCTAACGCCATTTCACTCCCTGAAAACGATTTTACTATTAAAAGTAATGCCTTTTCTAACAAAGCCGTAAGTTTAAACAAAATCACAACAGCTATAAAAATAGTAGGATTAGCTCCTAATGCCTTCGGAGTAAAAGAAAATCCTACTCCGGCAATTGTAGAACCCTTCTCCCCTACCCTTTCAGATAGTGATTTCGATATAAAGATAATCGCTACCGAGAAGGCTACAGGCAAAGTACCGTTAGACGATGCCTCTATTGTGGTATCAGGAGGACGCGGACTAAGAGCCGCCGAGAATTGGCACATAATCGAAGATCTTGCCGAAGTACTCGGCGCTGCCACCGCTTGTTCTAAGCCTGTGGCTGATATGGGGTGGCGTCCACACGCTGAGCACGTAGGACAAACAGGAAAACCCGTTGCGCCTAACTTGTATATTGCCATTGGCATTTCAGGAGCTATACAACACTTGGCGGGGGTTAATGCCTCAAAAGTAAAGCTGGTTATCAACACCGATGCCGAGGCTCCTTTCTTTAAAGCTGCCGATTACGGCGTGGTAGGCGATGCTTTTGAAGTTGTTCCCAAGCTTATAGAAAAACTAAAAGCTAAACTTTAA
- a CDS encoding electron transfer flavoprotein subunit beta/FixA family protein, with product MKILVCISSVPDTTSKIKFTDENKKFDPTGVQFIINPNDEFCLTKAILLKEKLGTTITLVNVGTQETEPVLRKASAIGADDIIRIDATPTDAFFVATQLAKVAKEGNYDLIITGKESIDYNGGMVGGFLAGLLNLPFINKCIGLDINGTEVTAEREIDGGKEKLSATLPLVIAGQKGLTQEKDLRIPNMRNLMAARTKVITVLPAENTDTRVTTIGFEKLPAKKPVKMVSADDLDTLIDLLHNEAKVI from the coding sequence ATGAAGATATTAGTATGTATCAGTAGCGTCCCCGACACTACTTCGAAAATAAAATTTACTGATGAAAATAAGAAGTTTGACCCTACAGGAGTGCAGTTTATCATCAATCCTAACGATGAATTCTGCCTCACTAAGGCAATCTTACTTAAAGAAAAATTAGGCACTACTATCACTCTTGTGAATGTAGGCACCCAAGAAACAGAACCCGTATTGCGCAAGGCTTCCGCCATTGGTGCTGATGATATTATCCGTATTGATGCCACTCCTACCGATGCTTTTTTTGTAGCTACTCAGTTGGCTAAGGTAGCTAAAGAAGGGAATTACGACCTTATCATTACAGGAAAGGAGTCTATTGATTATAACGGCGGAATGGTGGGAGGATTTTTGGCAGGATTACTAAATCTACCCTTTATCAACAAATGCATAGGTTTAGATATCAATGGGACAGAGGTAACTGCTGAACGAGAAATAGACGGCGGTAAGGAAAAACTCTCCGCAACTCTTCCGTTAGTAATTGCGGGACAAAAAGGACTTACCCAAGAGAAAGACCTTCGTATACCAAATATGCGCAACCTAATGGCAGCTCGCACTAAAGTAATTACCGTGTTGCCTGCTGAAAATACAGATACGAGAGTAACAACCATAGGTTTTGAGAAACTTCCTGCCAAAAAACCTGTAAAAATGGTATCGGCTGATGATTTAGATACTCTTATCGATTTATTACACAACGAAGCTAAAGTAATTTAA
- a CDS encoding class I SAM-dependent methyltransferase: MNPPVTDMQLLGQLLRCPSGIYAKEVGEYTFFSNRTMIFNTIDCLSLLPNSNVLEIGFGNASHLPYLFEKEPTIHYTGVETSVEMITEATVNNPELVAQQSVSFLQVQPDEKLEFNILFDVCFSVNTLYFLKSPTRYYRNICQLLKPMGKVVITLIDKSVGEKAPFAQVGFKFYTVPEVRKILSRIGLKNIKEYTFEETLVSKSGKKIRRPYCIMMGEK; the protein is encoded by the coding sequence ATGAATCCTCCAGTAACCGATATGCAACTTTTAGGACAGTTATTGCGTTGCCCCAGCGGAATATATGCAAAAGAAGTAGGTGAATATACTTTCTTTTCCAATCGCACTATGATTTTCAATACGATTGACTGTTTATCACTTTTGCCCAATAGCAATGTTTTAGAAATTGGCTTCGGCAATGCCAGCCATTTACCTTATTTATTTGAAAAAGAGCCAACCATTCACTATACAGGAGTGGAAACTTCTGTGGAAATGATAACTGAGGCTACTGTAAACAATCCCGAATTGGTAGCGCAACAATCTGTTTCTTTTCTGCAAGTACAACCCGATGAGAAACTTGAGTTTAATATACTTTTTGATGTTTGCTTTTCAGTCAATACACTTTACTTTCTCAAAAGCCCTACTCGCTATTATCGCAATATTTGTCAGTTGCTCAAGCCTATGGGAAAGGTAGTGATTACTCTTATTGACAAGTCAGTAGGTGAGAAAGCTCCTTTTGCACAAGTGGGTTTTAAGTTTTATACTGTTCCCGAAGTGCGAAAAATACTCTCCCGCATAGGGCTTAAGAATATCAAAGAGTATACTTTTGAAGAAACACTTGTTTCTAAGAGTGGCAAGAAAATACGTCGTCCTTATTGCATAATGATGGGAGAAAAATAA
- a CDS encoding polyprenyl synthetase family protein, giving the protein MKITAQIKEPIREEMELFEQKFRSSMSSKVALLNRITYYIVNRKGKQMRPMFVFLVAKMVSGGKVSERTYRGASVIELIHTATLVHDDVVDDSNKRRGFFSINALWKNKIAVLVGDYLLSKGLLLSIDNGDFDLLRIISVAVREMSEGELLQIEKARRLDIVEEVYYEIIRQKTATLIAACCAMGACSVQPEQTELIEKMRLFGEYIGMAFQIKDDLFDYTEDAIGKPTGIDIKEQKMTLPLIYVLNTCSEEEKQWLINSVKKYNKDKKRVKEVIEFVKNHKGLEYATTKMKEFQQKALNILDEFPTSPYKEALTLMVNYVIDRKI; this is encoded by the coding sequence ATGAAGATAACAGCTCAAATAAAAGAACCTATCCGTGAAGAAATGGAACTCTTTGAACAGAAGTTCCGTAGCTCGATGTCGTCTAAGGTTGCCTTACTGAATCGTATTACCTACTATATTGTAAATCGCAAAGGCAAGCAAATGCGACCGATGTTTGTGTTCTTAGTAGCCAAGATGGTATCGGGAGGTAAGGTGAGTGAACGCACCTATCGGGGAGCATCGGTAATAGAGCTCATACACACTGCTACCCTTGTACACGATGATGTAGTGGACGACAGCAACAAGCGCCGAGGGTTCTTCTCAATCAATGCCTTATGGAAAAACAAAATAGCTGTATTAGTGGGTGATTACCTACTTTCTAAAGGCTTACTACTCTCTATAGACAACGGTGATTTCGACCTATTACGTATTATCTCGGTAGCCGTACGTGAAATGAGTGAAGGTGAACTCTTGCAGATAGAAAAAGCTCGTCGGTTAGACATTGTAGAAGAGGTGTACTACGAGATTATCCGTCAGAAAACCGCAACGCTTATAGCCGCTTGTTGTGCGATGGGAGCTTGTTCGGTACAGCCAGAACAAACCGAACTGATAGAGAAAATGCGACTCTTTGGCGAATACATAGGAATGGCTTTCCAAATAAAAGACGACCTCTTTGATTATACCGAAGACGCGATTGGTAAACCTACGGGTATAGATATTAAAGAACAAAAAATGACCCTACCACTTATTTATGTACTTAATACTTGTTCCGAAGAAGAAAAACAATGGCTTATCAATTCGGTAAAAAAATACAACAAAGACAAAAAACGCGTAAAGGAAGTAATTGAATTTGTAAAGAATCATAAAGGGCTGGAATACGCTACGACTAAAATGAAAGAGTTTCAACAAAAAGCCCTAAATATATTGGATGAATTCCCAACCTCACCTTATAAAGAAGCCTTAACTCTAATGGTAAATTACGTGATTGATAGGAAAATTTAA
- a CDS encoding phospholipase D-like domain-containing protein, with product MDFLTGKPLSDTIYDTLFKAEKELIIISPYIQLGDYLKDNVFKQLLNNTKLHILIGFGKNTSNGEENCKREDIEYFLGFPNITMVYIPQLHGQYYANEKQSVITSMNLLDYSLENKVEFGVLAEKALTDLVNKNNFFETSKNTIMSVLDSGYTIFAKRPNYNKKFLGLAKDYAGSTVHLDLVDDVLSNREVKPIRYSSFVPENYANAENRPPAEREPTSERAIETETPQENAVQEEKKGHCIRCNTAIPFDPSKPLYNSCYEEWVKFGNRFYEEKYCHCCGEEKKVTVATPLCYNCFSRQL from the coding sequence ATGGACTTTTTAACAGGAAAACCACTATCCGACACTATTTACGATACCCTTTTTAAGGCGGAAAAGGAACTTATTATCATTTCGCCTTATATTCAGCTGGGAGATTACCTCAAAGACAATGTTTTTAAACAGCTTTTAAACAACACCAAACTACATATACTCATTGGGTTTGGCAAAAATACCTCTAATGGAGAAGAAAATTGTAAGCGTGAAGATATTGAGTACTTCTTGGGCTTCCCGAATATCACAATGGTGTATATTCCACAGTTACACGGACAATATTATGCCAACGAAAAGCAATCGGTGATTACCTCTATGAACCTTTTGGATTACTCGCTGGAAAACAAGGTAGAGTTTGGCGTACTTGCCGAAAAAGCCCTTACCGACCTTGTAAACAAAAACAACTTCTTCGAAACTTCCAAAAATACCATTATGAGTGTACTCGACAGCGGTTACACTATCTTTGCCAAACGTCCTAACTACAACAAGAAGTTTTTAGGTCTGGCGAAAGACTACGCTGGCTCTACCGTGCATTTGGATTTGGTAGACGATGTATTGTCTAACAGAGAGGTGAAGCCTATCCGCTACTCCTCTTTTGTACCCGAAAACTATGCAAATGCCGAGAACAGACCACCCGCAGAGCGCGAGCCTACCTCTGAAAGAGCTATAGAAACCGAAACACCTCAGGAAAATGCCGTACAAGAAGAGAAAAAAGGACATTGTATCCGTTGTAATACCGCTATTCCTTTTGACCCTTCGAAGCCTTTGTACAACAGCTGTTATGAAGAGTGGGTGAAGTTCGGCAACCGTTTCTATGAAGAGAAGTACTGCCATTGCTGTGGTGAGGAGAAGAAAGTAACGGTAGCGACACCTTTATGTTATAATTGTTTTTCAAGACAATTGTAA
- the lepA gene encoding translation elongation factor 4: protein MKNIRNFCIIAHIDHGKSTLADRLLDFTQTVTEREKQDQLLDNMDLERERGITIKSHAIQMEYVYKGETYILNLIDTPGHVDFSYEVSRSIAACEGALLIVDAAQSIQAQTISNLYLALENDLEIIPVLNKIDLPSANPEEVKDDIVDLLGCSPDDIIPASGKTGLGVEAILEAIIERIPAPTGDPKAPLQALIFDSVYNSFRGVETYFRVMNGEIRKGQKIKFMSNGKIYDADEVGTLKLNQVPKQVIGTGDVGYLITGIKDAREVKVGDTITSAVDGCKEAIDGFENVKPMVFAGIYPVDTEDYEELRASMEKLQLNDASLVFTPESSAALGFGFRCGFLGMLHLEIVQERLEREFGMTVITTVPNVSYHAYTKKEPEKAIIVNNPSDLPDPSKLDRVEEPYIKASIITKSDFIGQVMSLCIEKRGQITNQHYLTPERVELNFDMPLAEIVFDFYDRLKTVSKGYASFDYSPIGMRASNLVKVDILINSQSVDALSALIHADNAYNIGKKMCEKLRELIPRQQFDIPIQAAIGAKIISRETIKALRKDVTAKCYGGDISRKRKLLEKQKVGKKRMRQVGNVEIPQSAFMAVLKLND, encoded by the coding sequence ATGAAGAACATACGTAATTTCTGCATTATTGCACATATCGACCACGGGAAGAGTACCTTAGCCGACCGTTTGCTCGACTTTACCCAAACCGTAACCGAACGCGAAAAACAAGACCAATTGCTCGACAATATGGACTTGGAGCGTGAGCGTGGCATCACAATCAAGAGCCACGCGATACAAATGGAATATGTGTACAAAGGCGAAACGTATATCCTCAACCTTATCGATACCCCCGGTCACGTGGATTTCTCTTATGAGGTATCGCGTTCTATTGCTGCTTGCGAAGGGGCACTCCTGATCGTAGATGCTGCCCAAAGCATACAAGCACAGACAATTTCTAACCTCTACTTAGCTCTCGAAAACGACCTTGAAATCATTCCCGTACTCAACAAAATAGACCTACCCAGCGCTAATCCTGAAGAGGTGAAAGACGATATAGTAGACCTATTAGGTTGTTCGCCCGATGATATTATCCCTGCCAGTGGTAAAACAGGTTTGGGCGTAGAGGCTATTTTAGAGGCGATTATAGAGCGTATTCCTGCCCCTACTGGCGACCCTAAGGCACCGCTACAAGCGTTGATATTCGACTCGGTATACAACTCTTTCCGCGGGGTGGAGACTTACTTCCGGGTGATGAACGGTGAAATACGCAAAGGGCAGAAAATCAAGTTTATGTCCAACGGCAAAATCTATGATGCTGATGAGGTGGGTACGCTTAAACTCAACCAAGTGCCCAAGCAAGTGATTGGCACCGGTGATGTGGGTTACCTTATCACCGGTATTAAGGATGCGCGTGAGGTGAAAGTGGGTGATACTATTACCTCGGCAGTAGACGGTTGTAAAGAAGCTATTGACGGCTTTGAGAACGTAAAGCCAATGGTATTTGCAGGAATTTATCCAGTAGATACCGAAGATTACGAAGAGCTACGCGCCTCTATGGAAAAACTCCAACTGAACGATGCTTCGCTGGTGTTTACCCCCGAAAGCTCTGCCGCTTTGGGCTTTGGTTTCCGCTGTGGATTCTTAGGGATGCTACACTTAGAAATCGTGCAAGAACGCTTGGAACGCGAGTTTGGTATGACCGTGATTACCACCGTGCCCAACGTAAGTTACCACGCCTATACCAAAAAAGAACCCGAAAAAGCGATTATCGTAAATAACCCTTCTGACCTACCCGACCCGTCGAAATTAGACCGCGTGGAAGAGCCGTATATTAAGGCGAGTATCATCACCAAATCGGATTTTATAGGCCAGGTGATGTCGCTCTGTATTGAGAAACGCGGACAGATAACTAACCAGCACTACCTCACCCCTGAGCGTGTAGAGCTGAACTTTGATATGCCTCTTGCCGAAATCGTATTCGACTTCTACGACCGCCTCAAAACAGTGAGCAAGGGCTATGCCTCATTTGACTATTCACCTATTGGGATGCGTGCTTCTAACCTTGTAAAAGTGGATATCCTTATCAACTCACAATCGGTAGATGCACTCTCTGCCCTTATTCACGCTGATAATGCTTACAACATAGGTAAGAAGATGTGCGAGAAGCTCCGCGAACTCATACCACGCCAGCAGTTTGATATTCCTATTCAGGCAGCTATTGGGGCTAAAATCATCTCACGTGAGACTATCAAAGCCTTGCGTAAGGACGTTACGGCTAAATGTTACGGAGGGGATATCTCGCGTAAGCGTAAGCTCTTAGAAAAGCAAAAAGTCGGTAAAAAACGTATGCGCCAAGTGGGGAATGTGGAAATACCACAGAGTGCATTTATGGCGGTGTTGAAGCTGAATGATTGA
- a CDS encoding lysophospholipid acyltransferase family protein, with the protein MPLFKKDPFGHTLFVKRWLIRVFGILTHSRYDGFNQLKIEGSDVIRELPPQNVLFISNHQTYFADVTAMFHVFNASLKGRKDTLDNMGYLWNPKLNIYYVAASETMKSGILPKILGYAGAIPVNRTWREKGKEIHREVRQADVENIGIALADGWVITFPQGTTSPWKPIRKGTAHLIKQYKPVVVPIVIDGFRRSFDKKGINIKKKGVQQSMIIKSPLQIDYENDTVEEIVAKIEMAIEQHESFLKVKKLDGEEAPKTVTTPQP; encoded by the coding sequence ATGCCTTTATTTAAAAAAGACCCTTTCGGACATACACTTTTCGTAAAACGATGGCTCATCCGCGTTTTTGGTATCCTTACTCATAGCAGGTATGATGGTTTTAACCAACTGAAGATTGAGGGTTCGGACGTTATTCGCGAGTTGCCACCACAGAATGTACTGTTCATTTCAAATCACCAGACTTATTTCGCCGACGTAACGGCTATGTTTCACGTGTTCAACGCAAGTCTTAAAGGTCGTAAAGATACCTTGGATAATATGGGTTATCTGTGGAACCCAAAACTCAACATTTATTACGTGGCGGCTTCCGAGACTATGAAATCAGGGATTCTGCCCAAAATATTAGGTTACGCAGGAGCTATACCGGTGAACAGAACTTGGCGCGAAAAAGGGAAAGAAATACATCGCGAAGTCCGCCAAGCCGATGTAGAAAACATAGGTATCGCCCTTGCCGATGGTTGGGTGATTACTTTCCCGCAGGGCACTACCTCGCCGTGGAAACCTATCCGCAAGGGTACTGCACACCTCATCAAGCAATACAAACCTGTGGTGGTGCCCATCGTAATCGATGGATTCCGTCGCTCGTTTGATAAAAAGGGAATAAACATCAAAAAGAAAGGAGTGCAACAATCGATGATTATCAAATCGCCTTTGCAAATAGATTACGAAAATGATACGGTTGAAGAAATTGTAGCTAAAATAGAAATGGCTATCGAACAACACGAATCATTCCTTAAAGTTAAGAAATTAGATGGTGAAGAAGCTCCTAAAACAGTAACAACACCACAACCCTAA
- a CDS encoding DUF6331 family protein, whose amino-acid sequence MFLNKLEVKCVRECCSIQVFSFMLEDIHKALVGLPVETVVTQLKAMQTAIEEQWWYNIVGSTILNNNFNRKVFLQLLAHIIKTTEGNIAFLGE is encoded by the coding sequence GTGTTTTTAAATAAGTTAGAGGTAAAATGTGTTAGGGAGTGTTGCAGCATTCAGGTGTTTTCGTTTATGCTTGAGGATATCCACAAGGCGCTTGTAGGACTCCCTGTTGAAACTGTTGTAACACAACTCAAAGCAATGCAAACTGCTATTGAGGAACAATGGTGGTACAACATTGTAGGTAGCACTATTCTAAACAATAATTTTAATAGAAAAGTATTTTTGCAACTGTTAGCGCATATTATAAAAACCACTGAAGGAAATATTGCTTTTTTAGGAGAATAG
- a CDS encoding shikimate dehydrogenase family protein: protein MTIFALVGRNIGYSFSRKYFTEKFKREGINDCEYINFDIQNLNELPALLKNTPNLRGMNVTIPYKREIMKLLTTVDATAQAIGAVNTIKVTPDGLVGYNTDYYGFSKSLSPLLQPHHTHALILGTGGASSAVAYALKQLNIDYRFVSRTPQMNQFTYAELTKEIIENYHLIINSTPLGTFPNINDCPPIPYEYLTPEHLLYDLIYNPSQTTFLHRGEKQGATTCNGQLMLELQAEKAWEIWNKE, encoded by the coding sequence ATGACAATTTTTGCTCTTGTGGGTCGTAATATTGGCTATTCTTTTTCTCGAAAATATTTCACTGAGAAATTTAAACGAGAAGGTATTAATGATTGTGAATATATCAATTTTGATATACAAAATCTCAATGAATTACCCGCTCTCTTAAAAAACACTCCTAACTTACGAGGAATGAATGTTACCATTCCGTATAAGCGAGAAATAATGAAGCTACTTACTACCGTTGATGCTACTGCACAAGCCATTGGAGCTGTGAATACTATAAAAGTTACCCCTGATGGACTTGTCGGTTATAATACCGACTACTATGGCTTTAGCAAATCATTATCTCCTTTATTGCAACCACATCATACTCACGCTCTTATCTTAGGTACGGGAGGTGCATCGAGTGCTGTTGCTTATGCGCTCAAGCAACTAAATATTGATTATCGTTTTGTATCCCGCACACCACAGATGAATCAGTTTACTTACGCAGAACTTACCAAAGAGATTATAGAAAATTATCACCTTATTATTAACAGTACTCCCTTAGGTACATTTCCTAATATTAACGACTGTCCTCCTATTCCTTATGAATATCTCACTCCTGAGCACTTGCTTTATGACCTTATTTATAATCCTTCACAAACTACATTTCTACACAGAGGGGAAAAGCAGGGAGCTACTACTTGTAATGGGCAACTAATGTTAGAACTTCAAGCTGAAAAAGCGTGGGAAATATGGAATAAAGAATAA